From Plasmodium cynomolgi strain B DNA, chromosome 9, whole genome shotgun sequence:
tatatatatgtatatatataaatatagtgTACTTAGCAAATGTGGCTAACGCGAAAAACGCGCCCCCCACACAAAttaaagagtaaaaaaaaaaaaaaaaaatacaaaggaaggaaggaaaacagCCCGACTGGCGAAGCAAATATGAACAACATTGACCAACTTGCCGAGCGTCACTCACGTCATCGCGCAATCCCATGATTGGTGGTTAAAATAATACGCTTATGAAAATAGCGCCCTTAAGGAATGCCCCCCGAAGTTCCTTCCCCACATGAAAGTGCAGCTCGCGACATTTCGCAAAAGCGACAGACGAGAATAACTAACGGACACAACGTCACAAGCGGCCTACTCCCCCACGACATACTCTCTCATCCGTAGGTGTACGCACAATTACGAAGCATACGCTCGTGCGCACATAGGTGTAGTACTTACgtacctccccccccctgctcACGATGGCCGAACGGAAACCCACCCTAGCGCTGGGCGCCAAGTACAACGCAACTTGGCAGCAAACCATGCTGCGTATTTATGACCCCAAAGAAACGGTCGCCTTTTACGAAAAGAACTTTGGGATGATAAATATCCACACGTACCATTTTGATGAGTACAACTTTTCTTTGTACTTTTTGATAACCCCTCCGtatgacgaagaagaaaggaagaaaatcccCCCACCAAATACGATCGAATCGGAGAAGTACCTTTGGAACTTAAAGACCGTCTGCCTCGAATTAACCCATAATCATAACAGTACGGAAAAGTTAAGTAACGGAAACAATGATAATGATAGAGGATTTGGACACATCGCTTTTAACTGCCATAATGTGGTCGAATTTTGTGATTACCTttttaaagagaaaaaagtaaaatttcataaattGCCACatgaaacgaaaatgaagagcatTGGCTTTGCACTCGATCCGAATGACTACTGGATTGAAATAGTCAAGCGATCCAGTGAAGTCAAATGGAAGAACAATAAAGGAATTACAAACTTCTCACAAACCATGATTAGGGTTAAGAATCCTGAAAAAAGCTTATATTTCTACTTACACATATTGGGTATGAAATTAGTTCACATTAAGCATGCCTCGGATTTCTCCCTATACTTTTTGAAGTCCCCttatttggaaaataaaaaagatggaaatatttctacaaaggaggaggaacagaACCAGAGTTACTACAATTTTGAAGAGCTAAAGAAGGCATACCAATCTGATCAAGATTATGAAAATCTGAAAACTTCTTGGGAACCCGTCCTGGAATTAACCCATAATCATGGTACAGAAAGTGACGATAAATTTGCATATCATAATGGGAACTCCGAACCGAGAGGGTTCGGTCACATTGGCTTTTTGGTCGACGATTTGGTGAACTACTGCCAGGAGTTAGAAAAACTGGGTATTCCTTTTAAGAAAAAGTTACACGAGGGGCAAATGAATAACATCGCTTTTGTGTATGACCCGGATAATTACCTCGTCGAGTTGATTCAAAGGGGCACGTCATTTGGTCGCAACTGAAAGGGGGGGTTGGGGGGAGTAAACAGGCTAGGAGGAggacccccctttttggggggttaTATCTACCTGGCACAGCGGTGCGAGTTGGCAAGCGGCAAGTATCACTGCCTGTCTCGATGACGAACCTCCCATCGCAATTTGGGGGTAACCTCAAAAATGACTACCCTcgtgcaccatttttttttttttttttaccccattTTGACGAACCAGTCCCAGCcatacacatgtacacataaacaACCGCAGATGTGCGAAAAGTGGGAACATCCTTTATATGCATTTCTCACTGCATAACCATTCCTGGGCCACCTAACCCGGTGATCTATGCATATTGGCAAGAACTCTTTTATTATGATTCGTTATTTTTTGGGGATAcaaaaagtttttaatttgtgtggaaggaggggggaggtACGGCTCTCCGGCCTTCGTttaacaacaacaaaaaaaagaaaaaaaaggggaagtgcTATGAGCGGCAAAACAGTGAATAGGGTAGATATATGGTCATGCATGAATAAAGGTGCGCAGCCAAGGGCACAGATGGAGACGCTTCAATAGGCAGATATGGCATACTTCCAGCACAACGATGCTGCCAGGAGGGGGGAACCATTAGAGAGGgttgaaaggaaaaaaaaaagtataaagtATAAAGTAtaaggtataaaaataaagacaaaCAAGACATGGAAACATTAATATGATCAAAAAGTTGCCTTTCGTGCAATGCGcattaaaaatggagtaaaATGCAAACTGCAAAGGGTGAGTTACTCCGGCTCAGGATTAATCGGTTTGCCGGAGGGAACACCTAATTGATGCAGATAGAAGGGCTTCCACTTACAGGCAGGTGTACATCCCCCTGCATAGGCGCATTCACAAACGTGCACAAGGGGTGTAAGGTGCGAAGGTACAAACAGGGGTGCAAGGAGAGGGGTAGGTAGGACCGCGCATCGGATGAGCAATTAGCAGGCAGAAGAGGCGCGCCGAGGGGGGGCGCCTGATGGGCATTAAAcgcgtggaaaaaaaaatatgcatcacCGCATAAATTGGCACACACATCACCGCATAAATTGGCGCACACATCACGGCATACATGGTCGCACACACCACCGCATAAAATGGCGCACACATCACCGCATAAATTGGTGCATATCTAGACGCACACTTCGCTACGCATGGGGCTGGGCGCGAACTGCGCGGTGCCTCAATCCACGGGGAACTTGTCCCGCAGGGAGGCGTAGGCACTGTAAATATAGGGGGAAGCGTGAAACGAGTGTGGAGGAGAATGGAGGGCATTCTTATGCACATAGGAAGTAATCCCTATACTGTAAAAactgaaataatttttatataaacaaaaataaaaaataaaaaatatggaaaatgtggaaaaaaaataagcaacgAAAATTTCATTCGTGGTATGGAAATATTTCGAAGTAAAATAACTtgtgtaaaggaaaaaaaaaataagaacgtagtaataaaacaaaataaactttAATAACAACACACACAATTTTCTGTTGTACTTAAAATGGAAGTAATCTGAGCTGACCTTCTGATGTCTGATGGTGTACTCAATAGCCTTTGTTTCAAGAGATATAATAAACAGGAgggtggaaaataaaatcacgTGATCTGAGTAGTcaaatatatgcatgtgctCCTCATCTTTGAAGTAATgaaatttataaatgatGTACTGAATTATGGATGGGATAAAATACAGAATGAACAGGCGatacattattattaaaaagtaaataaaaaatcgccGAAAATGTACCAGCGTAATtgggaagggagaaaaaaatacgtgaaTGCACCCAAGAAGAATGATGAAGTAGAGAAATATTCCTTTGTAATAATATCGTAAGATGTTGCTAATTAATTTGTTGTACACATAACATGGGGTGTCGAAAAAATCATccaaaaagaagtaaaaaggaattgtttttaaatttgctatgtacttttttaagCACCCATTTAGGCTCTTCAAACTAGctatcgtttttattttcttccttacaCTGCTCAGAAAAATGCTGTACTTACTTGCGTTTCGcattctctccattttgtggtaCACCTCGTAGTAGCCTTCATACGTTTCTATGTCTTCCAAAATGTGTGCGTTGTTTGAGATGggcaagtttttttttttctcttctttttctttcacgtttttttgtcccccctTGGTGGAGTTGGCCAAAACAGCGCCGTCCACGCATATGCCCAGGTACAACGTGTGCAGCATGTTCAGCAGCACTTCGTCCTTCAAGTATTTGCTTATGTGCTTTATCAACAGAGTGatgtctttcttcttccgcgAGTGTTGCGGCCGCTGTTGCGGGTGAGGTAGGGGAGTTCCCCCCAAGAAGGCGAAGTCGTGGTAGTAGCATATATCGTCCAGGTAGAGATAAAACAGGGACTCCATATCGACGTAGTACTTTTTCCTATACGAGTTGGTAACACGCATTAGTTTGTTGAAGCGGGCATACGTCGCAGCTACTTCCCCACCGAATCTTACATAATCGACATTCAACAATTGTTCCGCTTCTACATCGTTGGAGTTATCCAATTCTTTGGCAAAAAGGGCATTCCAtatttcgttaaaaaaaaaggtaacaattttgaatacacattttttaccccttAGCATGGCATCGTAAAAATTGgtaaaatggaataatttttttttatttaagcatatgaatattttgatatctgcattattattattattctccttcttcttctttttcatttctttttccgtCTTTTTGTAATGCTTCCCTCGTGTGAAATAGTACTTGAAATTTAAGCTTTCGTTTGGAAGGTCATTAGTGGAGTTGATTAACTGATCTGGGTTTTCGTGTGGGACGGGCCCGCCTCTCTCTTCAGCCTTTGTGCTATAATGAGCATACCCACAGGATGGCAAATCCTTTATGCTGTTCAGGAGCTCGTGCAGGTGCTTTTCCCTCACTTGGAAAAGCTTAAAGCTGAAGTTAAATGACCCGATGAGcagcacgaaaaaaaacactagGAAGAGGAACACTTGGAATAGGACAATACTCCTCGTGCtgatttttatcttttctccttccattCCGTTTGCCTCGCCGCCATTCTGTTGGCCGCTATTCTGTTCACCGCCATTCTGTTTTCCGCCGTTCTTCTGCGCTCCGCCTTTGCCTCCGTTGCCGTCCCTGCCTTCTCTGCCGTCCCTGCCATCTCTACCTTCTCTGCCTTCTTTCTCGCTGCTGCTCCTCTCTTCCACCTTGCCCGCATGACTTCTGCCCTGCGCTTTCCGGTGGGTGACCTGACTATTGCTGACGGGCCCTTCCTTACCATCCATGCTGCGCGCTTTCCACTAACATGTACCTTAAGTACGTAAACGCGAGCATGCGTACGTACACGTACgggtgcatatgtatatgtatgcacatgtgtataagtatatacatacgtgccGATCTTTTCCAGGGTGTGTGCGTGTGGGGAGAGCTTATTCGCTTCGCCGGCTATGTGCGCTCATTCGCTTCGACGACTATGTGCGCTCATTCGCTTCGCCGACTATGTTCGCTCATTCGCGCGGAGTAACAGGAGCATTACTTCCCGGCGTGTAGGCAGCTCTTCCTACAGGTGCATTTTATTTCGCACAGTGGGGATCTTCTCAACGGCGTGGGTAGGGGGTACTTCTCGTGGGAGGGGGCTACTTCGTTATAGGGATTACTTCGCGAGATGGGCTGCTCCCCGGTACATCTCCCTGCTGTTCGCTTCTCCTGCCACTTCGCACCTGCTCGTTATATTCATGCGACAAAAAAACGCTCGCTCTTCTCGCTATGTGTTTCAAAATGCTTTGTGCTTGGAGGGGTGGGAGggcgaaaaacaaaatgtacaaaaagggggatatATTAATCagagcagcaaaaaaaaaaaaaaaactgctggCGCGATTGCAGATGAGCAAGCCGATGAGTCTCCTGAAAAAATTCGTCACTTGGCGATGAAGCTGCTTCGTACCTCGCTggcagaaaaggggaaaaaacgcgCGCGAGAGCTAACATCCTTTGTGCGCAGAGAGAGCACCGTTTCGAGGGCCGCCCTGAAAATGCCAATTAGGGGGGGCCTCCACAATTTCGCCCTCATGAACTTCTTATTTTCGCCTTTGTGAGTTTCGCATAATCGCCCCTCTCAACTTTGCAGCTTTgccttttctcatttttgcgaCTTCCCCCCGTGGGATGAGCGGAATTACCCAGCTGGGCGGTCCGCAGGAAGAAGGGAACTATACTTCCCCATCCCTGTGAGGATTGCCGAGATGTGCGTGGCAGAATGTACGTCTCTGCATTAGCAGATAGAGTGAggtgcacatatgtatacacgtaCATACAAAGGTATCCGCTGGGTATCGCGCGCCTGGACGTAGCTGTGACTACTCGCATTACCCTTGCCCATCTCTCCATTGAGGCTTATTAACCTAGGCAGGgcaatttccccccccatgaACGCCCCAAATGTATTGTACCCCTTCGGTTTGTAACATACatagcaaaagggagaaccTTCAAACAGGGAGTAGCCCACTTTTGAAGTACTGATAAGGAACCTACTCAGGTGGGTCCACCGTCCGATGCTCAGTTTTCGTTTCATTGGATGGCATAGTGGAAgggaaggtaaaaaaggaCACTCATGTGTACACTACTCCAACCTGTGTGAATGCTCCATtccgtttaaaaaaaaggcgaaatggTGGACAGAAAATggataaaggaaaagagtttttttaaaaattagaccaagtgtagaaaaaaagtcCTGACAGCAACTCGGGGGGggtaataatatatatccCCTTTTGTGTGGAATTGCTTCCATGGAGGATGAATCAACTGGGGTTGGTAAAGAAAANNNNNNNNNNNNNNNNNNNNNNNNNNNNNNNNNNNNNNNNGCATaagtgaaaagaaaaggacacGCATGAACGCAGTTAACGCCTTCCTAATAAGAAGGTGCACAAGTCGGTTCACGCAACGTACGCACTTGGGGGAAGCTTCGCAAATGTTGATAAGGAGGAATATGTAGGGGAGGATGGATGGTGCTCGTAATGCAATTgggcattttaaaaattggcaTAGATTAATAAGTAGTGCACGCTGCGCAGATGGCAACGATTAGAATGGGGAGCGACGTGGGTGATGCGTCCAACCCAGAACTTTGTGCCCCCGTCTCCCCTAGACGTCGTTGTAGAAGGTGCCCTCGTGAACGGACAGCTTGGGTGGGATAACCAACTCTGGGTGGAAGGACTGGATctccttcaaaaaaatgtaacgtAGCTGTGTCTCGGAGAGCATCATCCAGTCATCGAAGGGTAGAATAATCTTACTAGCAGTAAAGCTCTCCAATTTGGTTTTTCTAACGTCCTTCAGGTAGGGGTGACTGAGAGCGCTGTCAATTGTGATCCTATTTTTAGCGTTAAATTTAAGCATAGACTGTAGTAGGTCAATTCCATCGTCCGAAATGGAAGGGAACTTTTTTCTAAAGTCGATTCCGTTTCTGGGTGGAAAGAGCTTAATATACCTGATGACGTCATCCTTTTTGATGCTCTTTAGATCATCTTCCGAGGGGGTTCCTATAAcgttaaaaatgatgttaaGCTGATCTCTGTTGCTTTTTTCATGTACCTTTTTGGAGTTATGATCAGGAGAGAGAGGAAAACAAGAGGAGCCCGGGAATAATGGGAATCGATTTGTAGGGTTATTCACATGACTCTCCAACATGTTTAATAATTCAGCGAATATGCACCCCGTGGACCAAATGTCAATCGAGTTGGTATAATTTTCTTGTAGCAAAATAAGTTCTGGAGCTCTATACCATCTGGTCACCACATGACTGGTTAGTTGTTTCTTCAGATTTTTATTGTGAGGACCtggttcttcattttcctccttctcctctaAATCCTGTACAATATGAATGTCGTTTTCACAGTTGATCGTTCTGGCTAATCCAAAGTCGCAAATTTTAACAGAGCAATCTTGGTTCAGGAGACAGTTGGCTGGTTTTAAATCTCTGTGTATAATGCCTGATTCGTGGATGTACTTTTCTCCCAACAGTAAATTGTAAAGGATCGTCTTCACATGCTCCTCCGTCAGGTAAATTGgagttttaaaaagtttCTTCAAATCCGAATCTGCTATTTCGAGGACGATGTAGAGCTCGTCAAATTGTAGCAAATCCTCGGGGATTATCAAATCGTGCAATCCGATTATATAGTTACTTTTTAGTCTGTTCAAAATGGTTATTTCCCTCAGAATTCTCTTGCAGTCTATCAAGTCTTCGAACATTCTATTTACCTTCTTTATTGCGACGTTTTTCTTCGTGTTTCTGTCGTAGGCTAGGTACACATACCCGTAGGACCCCCTCCCTATCAGATGCTTAATTTCGTAGTTGTCTGGCACCTTCACGTTCTTTATGATAGCCTCCTTTATGTTGATCTTTTCGTCCCCTCCTTTTGCAGCGGCAACTTTTGAAGGGGCAACATCTGAAGCGGAAACTTTTTGGCCTTTCCCCTTCTcgcttttcttcctctccacgATGGTGCACTGCTtagctccccccccttgcgTCTTACCCTTCACATGTTCACTTTTACCCGCCTTTTCCTCCCCGTCTGTGGCCTCCGTACTGGTGTtaccctttttcttcaagcAAGCCGATTTCGCAGCTaagttattcttttttttggcatttttctcttccccaTCTGTGTTGGAaagctcctttttcttcttgagcattttttttattatttcatgCGTTGTGAACGTCTCACGACGTGGCACATAagtacatgcacacatgcgtgtaattgtataaatataagtGTGTATGCTTCCTCTACATTTATGTAGACCTCATCAATAGAGGGGCAGAGTGTAGACTAAGtgtgcagttttttttttttctctcgcCGGTCGATCAACTGGCGAGGGGACACACCTTTAACGTCACTACAATTATGTGCAAGGATGgaaattcataaaatgttTACCCCCACTTACAAAAAACATtggcttaattttttctgcctaCTAAAGAGtgtatgagaaaaaaaaaaaaaaaaaaggtgcacacTGGTTGTTTGAGATAGGCAAGATAAATATATCTCTTTAGAGGCTCATGTCCGAGGGAATATAAACGTAATGGGTGGGCTGCCTTTCCAAAGTTTACACTTTGGGTTTTATGGGCTGGACGCGcataggaaggaaaaaaaaaaaaaagtactgtCATATaaatggagataaaaaaattttttagaaaaaaaaaaatatagcatcatcatcctcatcccct
This genomic window contains:
- a CDS encoding glyoxalase I (putative); protein product: MAERKPTLALGAKYNATWQQTMLRIYDPKETVAFYEKNFGMINIHTYHFDEYNFSLYFLITPPYDEEERKKIPPPNTIESEKYLWNLKTVCLELTHNHNSTEKLSNGNNDNDRGFGHIAFNCHNVVEFCDYLFKEKKVKFHKLPHETKMKSIGFALDPNDYWIEIVKRSSEVKWKNNKGITNFSQTMIRVKNPEKSLYFYLHILGMKLVHIKHASDFSLYFLKSPYLENKKDGNISTKEEEQNQSYYNFEELKKAYQSDQDYENLKTSWEPVLELTHNHGTESDDKFAYHNGNSEPRGFGHIGFLVDDLVNYCQELEKLGIPFKKKLHEGQMNNIAFVYDPDNYLVELIQRG
- a CDS encoding mitogen-activated protein kinase 2 (putative) encodes the protein MLKKKKELSNTDGEEKNAKKKNNLAAKSACLKKKGNTSTEATDGEEKAGKSEHVKGKTQGGGAKQCTIVERKKSEKGKGQKVSASDVAPSKVAAAKGGDEKINIKEAIIKNVKVPDNYEIKHLIGRGSYGYVYLAYDRNTKKNVAIKKVNRMFEDLIDCKRILREITILNRLKSNYIIGLHDLIIPEDLLQFDELYIVLEIADSDLKKLFKTPIYLTEEHVKTILYNLLLGEKYIHESGIIHRDLKPANCLLNQDCSVKICDFGLARTINCENDIHIVQDLEEKEENEEPGPHNKNLKKQLTSHVVTRWYRAPELILLQENYTNSIDIWSTGCIFAELLNMLESHVHEKSNRDQLNIIFNVIGTPSEDDLKSIKKDDVIRYIKLFPPRNGIDFRKKFPSISDDGIDLLQSMLKFNAKNRITIDSALSHPYLKDVRKTKLESFTASKIILPFDDWMMLSETQLRYIFLKEIQSFHPELVIPPKLSVHEGTFYNDV
- a CDS encoding hypothetical protein (putative); translation: REKHLHELLNSIKDLPSCGYAHYSTKAEERGGPRPQHSRKKKDITLLIKHISKYLKDEVLLNMLHTLYLGICVDGAVLANSTKGGQKNVKEKEEKKKNLPISNNAHILEDIETYEGYYEVYHKMERMRNASKYSIFLSSVRKKIKTIASLKSLNGCLKKYIANLKTIPFYFFLDDFFDTPCYVYNKLISNILRYYYKGIFLYFIILLGCIHVFFSPFPITLVHFRRFFIYFLIIMYRLFILYFIPSIIQYIIYKFHYFKDEEHMHIFDYSDHVILFSTLLFIISLETKAIEYTIRHQKVSSDYFHFKYNRKLCVLLLKFILFYYYVLIFFFLYTSYFTSKYFHTTNEIFVAYFFSTFSIFFIFYFCLYKNYFSFYSIGITSYVHKNALHSPPHSFHASPYIYSAYASLRDKFPVD